aaaaccctacaggtggattttaattaatccgacacattcaaataagttaagcggtaagatcaaggaaatatttaaagttgtcaattaaatattatatgtcagtggcatatttaattgacgggtatctgtaacttaacgtgaggaatttatgaacaagtataacgaaaggctcagatttaatttgagataaaacggggagtacaattataatattttagtggaatatattataatttatgaattataattatgtccatgggtttgggctgataattaaattcataggaaacccatgttttatttttcgtagttggtccccactgtagcccagaagcccaatactagaagatacaggaaaaccaaaacggatcagaattaggagagggagaggcttaggggctggcccacctagggagaaaaccctaggtgtggccaaaccctataaatacacacatagtgtgtgttttgttaatacAATTTTTGAGACGCTAGTTggtctctctactctctaatcgtttccactagttttggtttgtgttcttcaggttcttggagaaaagagaccaccctctcaatccaagtttgggaattggtgcatacagtggaagatccgcaggtttgaacttagtatcaaactcgctgactccatccttcatttctgattattagagatcaaatcagagatatctcaaggtatataatcttcttgtaattaatttatatatggtttgtgctatggtgattagtatttgataagaaatttttgaaacttgtctagctatcgtttatgtctatgaggtccttatacgcttccgtgagttgcatgtttccaacaattggtatcggagcggtcatagatacgtaatcgatgctaaacaaaatcaaaaatttgtcaaatttaatttgttagcataatctatgtttttcggtgttattgcttacttgtttttgtaggctgaaattctggctatcatggtctagttttttttaattctgattttagaattgttcactccgaataaaggagtgagaatttttgtaaatcgaatttttagattgtgaacttcggtttgaaggaggctaggattttttttttgtaaaaatagatgaagaaacgaagagaCGAAGGGTACCGGCAACCTTGCTGTAGCTGCCGGCTACTGCTGCCAGCATAGGCAGCTGCTGCCAACGGCAGCAAACTGCTGCCAGCGCAGGCAGCAAGTGCTGGCAGCAGCTGCTTTGGCTGCAGCCAGCAGCTGCTGTAGCGCGTCCGACAGCCGGCGGTCACCACCGGAAGCTACCGGACAGATATGAGCGGCATGGGGTAGATCGGGCAGCGGGCCGGGCAGCAGTATTTCAAGCAGTTTCCAAACAGGGATTCCTAATCAAGTTGAGATTCGAGCTTGATTGAATTCCATGAtagctaggactcttgattgatttggtttcctattttaactatgtctcttattttaattgcatgtatgattgtaattaaatgtCATGCTAGATTAgaattcctatttatttatggatgttatctaaacatggaaaataaaatactaataacccaaaaataaaatattaagtgggagaagggttacacatcaccctacggtctccatcattggtttaaagaaaaatatgtaataataaaattcggAAAGTTGAGAGATTAAATGTGACTACggtattattttgggaaaatccATTTTCAACTTAAGATTTTTTTCGGAACCAAGGTGTGCAATTCCGACccatgcatttaagtattctaatttatgattaacaacgcaatgtctagaaagttctgtcgaGGATTGAGGTTATTTAATTGCGCGCCATTTTTTTCGGAAAGCCCCCTTACCTGGGAACGAcctggttgctagatttgttaattcgttaaattgaaaacctatggtgctacgataacggtttcacttcatggagaaaatccgTAACGAATCTCGGTTTTGGGCCGTGACACCAAAATGCGTAAATTCCGGTCAATGCAtttttaagatatctcaattcCAGGAGTTTTGGGATTACGGAAATATTTTCTAAGTTTGGATTATtggcaagaaaatataatagagatgtaattgaaaatatgtgttggcttaGACCTTCCTCCCTATCGAAAATTTTCGATTACAGATATCtcagattattagttttcttgatagtcataatgagtagtcatttattataaaattatttccctatcggaataaattttatgaagatggtgagattatgatcaagtgatggttatacacttaactataaattatggaaatatttcccatcgaaatcaataccattatttataggaccaaagcaagttaactaattaaatttacatttgacacggcgtgttgtctagacaatgaaatttaatgtgaactaaattgcatagaatttattctcccatcgagctaggaaatttcatgctaaagtgttttgattgttaacgaattatatgattgattttgggtgcaatcttagataattcgaatcatgtatgccataaattaatttctgaatatgtcatttttcagtttttcaaaatgtcttcattcaacccattatctgttatattgaaagaccataagttggatggaacaaactatgtcaaccggaaaagaaatttggatattgtgctcacctcTGAAGAGTACAAAATTGTGTTGACTGAAGAATGCCCTGAATTACCTGAGGAGGGTGCCACTGATGAGCAAATCAGTgctcacaagaagtggaagaagcctgatgaaatggctagatgctagcatcaatgtcagacgtgttgcaaacacaacaccagaatatgacaagtgcctatgacatcatttatagcctaaaggagatgtttggtgatcaaggcagaGCCGTAAGGCAGACTGCCATGAAAACACACCTAAACACCCAGATGAAGGAAGGAGCCAATGTAAGTGAGCACactcttaagatgatgagtcttttgaatgagctcgaaatacttggtgctgatattgatggtgaaagccagattgatatcgtacttcaatctcttcctaATAGCTATGAGAATTTTTGGCTGAACTATAACGTGAACAAAAGGCTTTATACCTTGCCGgaacttctcaatgagcttaaaggAGCAGAAAAACTTCAACCTAGGCAAGCTAAGGTCAATCCGAATGAGAAGGGATCTTCTACCATAccgaaaggtaagaagaagaaaaagactcaaaagaagaataagtcaGTCGATTCCAAGGGCAttcaaggtggagtgaaaaagccgaAAGGCAAATGTTTTCACTGTGGCCAGAAGGGACATCGAAAAAAGCAATGTCAGacatggctaagcaagaatactcaaggtaactttcttttatttgttgtcgaaacacaattagcggttgtgtctactggatcttggtgtgtagacactggagccactaatcatgtttgcaattcgttgCAGGGGTTCCAGGAAACTAGACgaccaaataaagaaaagagTTACGTGTTTTTGGGAGATGCGACAAAACTAAGAGTAGAAGTAGTAGacgtttttcatttgagttttagtagtgataggactttaattttgaacgattgtctttacgtaccagctataagatgaaattttctttcagttccatctttagctttgaatggatattgttttgagtttgataactctattgttatcaAGTACAACAAACGTTTTATCTGTTCTAgtactttggtagataatctttacattataagtccaaGTTCTTTACAATATAAGTCCAAGTTCTGCTATATGTAATGAAAtgaataactcaacaattttgccatctaagagaaaggaaccttcgaaaccaaatcaaacttatctttggcatctacgcttaggtcatataaatctaaacaggattactagattggtacgagatggacctttgagttcattagaagttgaggaacttccagtctgtgaatcatgtttggaaggtaagatgactaagaggccattttcggccaaggggtatagagccaaagaatgtttggagttggtacattctgatgtgtgtggtccaatgactatccaagtgagaggaggttatgagtacttcatctttttcatagacgattactcaaggtatggatacatttttctaatgcaccgtaagtctgaaactttgagatgttcaaaagctataagacagttacggagaagcgtttaggaaagagtatcaaaacaCTACGATCTGATCATGGTGGTGAATACCTCTCGGGGGAGTTTATAGAATACTTAAACGCAGAGGAGATTTCATCCCAGCTGACTGCGCCAagcacaccacaacaaaatggtgtggcagaaaggaggaataggactcttatggaaatggtaagatcgatgatgagtttttctgagttgcCTAATTTCTTATGGGGCTATGCCCTGGAAACAGCTGTCTACATTCTgaacttagttccttctaagtcagtaccaactactcctactgaaTTATGGACAGGGCGAAAGCCCAGCTTGGCCCAAAAATGGATATGGGGTAGTCCGGCATATGTGCTGGTAGGGAACACTGAgaagttggaatcaagaacagaagtatgttttttcattggataccctcgaggtaccaaaggtggtttgttttatagtcctaaggatcagaaggtcattgtcagcaccaatgcccgattcttagaataagactatatgatgaatcacaaacccaaaagtaagattgttcttgaagaattaagaggggaaacacaatgaaaccaaacaactcaagaaacaccagttgaggataacgATGCAGTACCACATAACAGTAGGAGGATTATGGAATCCCAAATTGATTCTGTTCAAAGGGATTATCAGGAGATGTTGGGGAATCAACCATATCAGCGTGAAGATCTTGATACAAATCAAAcagaatcatcacaccaaaatactccaaaaGAACAAATAGAGCCTCATCGTAGTGTgagggtaactagattacctagtcggtatgctctattgggtgaagtgtatgaaatgatcccaactgaacaagatactgatcccagtaactacaaagaagctctccaagataaagatgcaatatcttggaagaaagctcctgataaaaaaaaaaaaaaaatcttggaagaaagctatgaaatttgagatggagtccatgtactcaaatcaagtctgggaacttgtagaatcaccgaatggtgtaaaacccattggttgcaagtggatctacaagagaaagaagggggtggatgggaaggttgaaaccttcaaagctaggcttgttgtGAAAGGGTACACTTAGAAAGAagggatcgattatgaggaaaccttttcGCCGGTAGCAATGCTTAAATCTATCcggatacttttatccattgcagcatattatgattatgaaatatgacaaatggatgtcaagacagctttcctaaatggaagtcttgacgAAAGCGTCTATATGGTGCAACAAGATGGATTTATAGCGAGAAACCAAGAGCACCTGTtgtgcaagcttaagagatctatttatggactcaagcaggcatctaggtcttggaatataagattcgaccaggccataaaatcctatggatttgagcaatgtcctgatgaaccttgtgtctatCGGAGGAGCAATGGAAATATGGTGgtattcttagtactttatgtagatgatatattactctTGGGAAACgatgtagctatattatctactgttaaagtctggttgagtagtcaatttgaaatgaaagatttgggagaagccgaccacattcttgggatcaaactACTAAGAAATCAGAAACAAATAATGTTGGGCCTATCTTagggagtctacattgacaccatcctggcaagattcggcatgaaagattccaagaaaggatttcttccttatagatatggagtcactttatctcGAGATTAGTATCCTAAGGATGCTaatgagataaagaaaatgagtcaagtaccatatgcttcggcagtgggaagcctcatgtatgccatgatgtgtactagaccggacatatgttatatggttggtttagttagcagatatcagtctaatccaggtatggaacattggattgctGTAAAGCATATACTCAAGTACCTAAGGAGAACGAGAGATTATGTGCTAGTTTACAAGTCTGATGAGCTTATACCCATTGGGTATACAGATTCAGATTTTCAGTCAGACAAAGATTCTAGGAAATCAACTTCAaggtatgttttcacattgggaggtggagccattagttggagaagtgtcaagcaatcttgCATTGTTGACTCCACTATGGAAGCTGAATATGTAGCAGCCTCTGAGGCCGCTAAAGAATCAGTGTGGCTCTGGaactttcttatagacttgaatgtggtgcctccagctctgtcgcctattaaactttactgtgataatagcagagcagttgcaaattcaaaggaaccaagggctcattcaaaaggaaaacatattgaacaCAAATATCACTTGATACGAGAGATCGTACGGAGAGGTGATGTCGTAGTGACGAAGATAGCATCAAAGGATAACCTGGCAGATCCATTCACCAAGTGCTTACCAACAAAACAATTTGA
This genomic window from Tripterygium wilfordii isolate XIE 37 chromosome 9, ASM1340144v1, whole genome shotgun sequence contains:
- the LOC120005974 gene encoding uncharacterized protein LOC120005974, whose amino-acid sequence is MNNVDQLESQIPYELDDAKGMYVDFRVETTRHKGRNKKLTASGSKTSISDEILKEKIDVKHAKYEQRDRALMKQQQDRDYENFWLNYNVNKRLYTLPELLNELKGAEKLQPRQAKVNPNEKGSSTIPKGKKKKKTQKKNKSVDSKGIQGGVKKPKGKCFHCGQKGHRKKQCQTWLSKNTQGVPGN